The Nerophis lumbriciformis linkage group LG27, RoL_Nlum_v2.1, whole genome shotgun sequence genome contains the following window.
ataAAACTCagagcgggtcatcgaaccaggaaaggaaatcacaacagacatcccaaatgacgacgagagtcgtagaagagaataggaaatattcaagcgggcgatttatatattaaaaaaactagcggAAGATGGCAGACGGATtatcttccttagatttttcttttagcgatgtagaccacgtccaggaaacccacaatgcatcTACTTggacacatttggacaaatgtatgagtctggataaaacaatcatttgagttgtttaccatgtaagcccaaatcaaaacgttTTTTGAGTTGAcaagccgggcatatttcgcatgagaaatgctgccaaaatgtatgccgaagtgaggaagatcatagccgcacaattaagtaaAGTCACTTACCTGgtgctgaccagaaccgtacgtgtTCCCGTCTCCGGAGCGAAGacgtgacccgtctccgctcgggatggtgtcctgctggccccactatggactggactcttactattatgttggatccactatggactggactctcacaatattatgtcagacccactcgacatccattgctttcggtctcccctagagggggggggttacccacatatgcggtcctctccaaggtttctcatagtcattcacatcgacgtcccactggggtgagtttttccttgcccgtatgtgggctttgtaccgaggatgtcgttgtggcttgtgcagccctttgagacacttgtgatttagggctatataaataaagattgattgattgattgattgattgagtgtgtgacagtccattacatcgtccactgggaattaaaaagtgcctgcctgcaaatgtattttttatctgagtttgatacatgttgtattatttgcacagctatgttatttattttatgtggaaatcatttctattttatttatgctatgtaattctgtactacttaaacagtttattttctgtgctgttaatacccatcttgactaactgggttaataaaagtgtcactgactgtttacagtgcagttgtcattcacttcaatttgagtgaatctcgctcaaaaatgaatatctttatatgtatactttcaccggaaaatatatcgagatatatatagaatatcgagtttaagtaaaaatatatcgagatatactttttcgtccatatcgcccagccctacactacCAGTAGGTCCAGCTGGAtattgaaaatgtgtaaaaaattgcaAATTTCACCAACACACATGTTACAATGTGCATACTTCATTCAATAGAATTCAGCTCGATGGAGGACGATGCAGTAAAACTTGTGTTTATGTTATCTAATGGGGTATAGCAGGGGTGTCTATTTCCCCCCACCGAGAGCAGTTTATAGGAAAAACATGGAAGCATTGTGTTTGGGGCAATTTGATACTTTTTGTGCATTAAGGATGCTAAAACTAATCCAATGTTAAACAATCAAAACAATACATTTTCAACTTTGTCTTATAGGTTAAAAAGCAACATAGTTAAATAGAAACTGCATGATCTattgattattttaataattgagTAATCTAATGATTAGTTTTTCGATTATTggggtaatcggataaaacataccgtattttctggactttaGAGCGCACCGAGATATACAATTAATAGAATATTAATGGAAGTTTATTGTACTCAAATAATTGTTGAAGCCCTAGTCTAATAAATAATCGTAttcatttacaatttttttttttacagtatgctGACCGTCAATAAAAAACAAGCAGTGGGCTGAAAATGGCCACCAGGCAGCACCTTAAACATGCAGTATTATGCAGTTCTTTGACGCTGACAGGGACAATGTTACTTTAAAATGGATTGGGCTTCTGTGACCTAAAAACATGAAGTACTGGCACTGTATCAGCAGATTCAAATGCACACATCTTTGTGCAGCGGAAATATTCACAGTGATTGATTGATGTCTCTCTGTCTTGTGCCACTTCAGATGCTGGCTATGAGTTTGACATTTGCTACACGTCGGTTCTGAAGAGGGCCGTCCGCACTCTGTGGTTCGTCCTTGACGGCATCGACCAGATGTGGCTGCCAGTCCACCGCACCTGGCGCCTCAATGAGCGCCACTACGGTGGCTTGACTGGGCTGAACAAGGCTGAGACGGCAGCTAAACACGGAGAGGCCCAGGTCAAGATCTGGAGGCGCTCTTTTGACATCCCTCCACCGCCCATGGATGAGAAGCATGCCTTCTATCAGGCCATAAGCAAGGTTACTCCCTAAAGAAGTGGCACATCATTATATTATATCACTGTAAGCCCCATGGGTATAATAAAGTTTTTCCCTCGTGATAGGACCGGCGTTATGCTGATCTGACAGAGGAGCAGCTTCCAGCGTGTGAGAGCCTGAAGGACACAATTGCAAGAGCTCTGCCTTTTTGGAATGACGAGATTGTGCCACAGATCAAAGAAGGGAAGAGGGTGCTGATCGCTGCCCATGGCAACAGCCTCCGTGGCATTGTCAAGCACCTTGAGGGTAAGAACAAGGCTGGGTCTGTTCAACTAGTATAgaatagaatgcatttttttgtcaGCATGCGCATGTACAATGACTTTAAAAGCAGCTCCTTCTCTCGTGCAGACATGCAATTGAAAACCGAATAAAATAATTgagaaaattaatacaaatagtgCAAATAGATAAATAAGGGAATAAATAATATTAGGTGCATTATTGACTATATACATGTGCAAAAATGTAGCATGGCAGTGTGGATTAGTTCACATTTTATAATACCTATAAATATTTTACAGATTGAATGGTTtacagcagtgcttctcaaatattttctgttacacccccccaggaagaagaaaatatttcgcGCCCCACCCCCCCACTCTCCACCATGACTAATAGTATATTTTGTCGATTAATTTGTTATGacaatacctctgcataacattgtaagcttatcaaAAATAAAGGAAACGACACACCAGTCTTTCCTCGtcccccaccgtggttacagtgaagccaagtgcgacATAcgctcatcatattctggtacagcaaaaaaaaaaaaagcatgttcccccgAGGTTACGTGCCCCCCCCTGAAATTGCACTGTGTCCCCCGCCCCACTGTTTGAGAAAGACTGGTTGACAGTAATGATGAGTGGATATTGGACAATGAGAGTTAAATCGAGTTATTGAAGTGACAATATTAACGATTGCACAGTTGGTGGATAAGGATATCCGGGAGTTAAGGAAGAACCTTTCATGAACCTCATTTGGACATTTCTTAAGAAACATTTTTAACAGCAAGAACTATGGATGTGCAATTTGatcggccaccgatcagtatTGGCTGATTTTTGTGGAAAAGGGCATAATCGCCTTTTAATGCCGATTAACATCGATCCCTTCTGGCCGATACCATATTTTTAGTCGCCCATCTGACAAACGGCTAGCAGCTGATTTTGTGTCCCCAGTGTGGAGCCGCTTCTCtgagctaataataatcacctccattacagaaAATACACTACGTTTCTTAGTACCATAAATATAATTATGAAGTAGTATCCCTGGAGGACGACTCTAAACCTGTGACACACCAAAAGTAATCCATGAGCAGGCGTGctaatccatccatttattttcttaGCTAAACTAAAGGCTACGCTATCTTTTAAACAccaataaataagtgcttagtaaagtttaagaagtgtagatggatccGCGTTATAGCAGAAAGTAAGTAGCTATTAATAGGAAATAAAcatgtagattaataagagtctagagcaGGGATGCCCAAAGTAGGGCAAGGAGGACAAATTTGGCCCGTCGTGTCATTCCGTTTGGCCCGCCAAAGGGTGGCTACCAAATTTAATAAatattcatactgacctctttcaagctgcACAAGCATTGATAGCACAGTAAATAAGTAAAAGCTTagtcgccaaaattttactgtaaaaataacagtggtactgtttttcaatttacagcaaTGCAATATAAAACAAATGGCCAaagattttacggaaaaaaattggcagctcagtcaccatattttattgtaaaaatgtatAGATTTTGTTTTCACAGGCTAACTAGTTGCATCTGAATTTGAAACAACTGCTCTATGGTAAAGTTGTGAATTTTTGACGCTCTGTAGAGAAGGATAATCTTGGTCGCCATGCTTTCAGCCACGTCCTATAACGAAAACCTAAAAGCTTTGAAATGTAACATCCTCCATATGTTTAATCTGTGCAGGTAAAGTTTGAAAGCAAACGGATGAAATATCTAGGACGAACTGGTTGCGGAACCACACCTGGAAATGGTCAAAATCTGCAGAAAATtaccatttttaatgttttttaggtttaaaatgtatataaaaatgcAGAGCTGCATGTTAACTGAATTATGTAACAGTCTCTGCTACCTTATATTCATATATAGCAGTATGAGGCTAAGCTCTTCACTCGTGGTGCTGTTGAATGACAAAAATTGCTGTTTGGCCCGAGGACTAttagcacattttcactttggcctttTGGGCACCCGTGGTTTGGAGAgtggataatataacaactgttggtgtgtcagcattgaagAGGAGGGCTgctcgatccataaattggtggtgtcgataccaagggtagtatcagtatattattgatactagagtgattaggtccatctttttattttctcaaaatctttttttaaattttttttattgtttacaaactcagactTTGAAGGCAAAAAACAAAGGTaacattttttaacttttgtttagtAATTATGTatttttgactttgttttgctcaaacaattgtatgtaataaaagaataTAAGGAACTAATTTATATATTGTGTTCATATTGTTAAActgcaatagcactcaccataaatacatttaaaaatgtaaggTTATCACGTGTGATCGATGTTGGTATCAGTCGATCTTACTCATGGATGATCAGAATTGGCAGCATTAGTGTGGACATTATTGCGTTATAATATTTAAGATATAATGATATTTGACTGTAGAATCacaaaacaatgcaaaaaaaatcccattatTTTTAGTTAATCATGACAAATGTGTGACGTATTCTATAGAGTctaacaatgaatgaatgaatgaatgatctttattatcattgtgcatgtacagatacaggtccaacgaaatttaggttgcttccctgaggtgctttgcatttaaaaaaaagaagaaaccacacaatatacagaaactacacaatatacacaatatgcaatatacaatatggcctaagaccactctaagaggcaatgtaaaaaaaaaaatgagacacTAAAAAGTATAAAGTGACTAGTAAACTGACTAGAGAGGAGTAATGCTGGTTCCCAGTGTGCTGAGGGGGGTGGGAGTCAGTATTTCCTACCTCCTATGCTGTGCAGGCTTTTATTGTggattaaatatgtaaataaatatggtaaatattgtccaGTTGGCGTGTAATCACTGATTGCACAGTCCCGGATCGTGATTGACCGGTAGCTTCCTCATGTTGCACGTGAcggagtttttattttatatttttatttttttgttacattCCAGCTGTGTTTAGTGCAGTTATGGCCCGGATGTAGAAACTGTTCTTGAGTTTATTTGTGCGGGTTCGCATGGTTCTGAAACGTCTGCCGGAAGGCAGCCGATCGAAGTGGCTGTTGCCGGGGTGGGATGGGTCCTTGAGTATGTTGGCTGCCTTCTTCAGGCAGCGGGAGTTGTACAGTTCTtccagggaggggagggggcaccCGATGATTTTTTGGGGCGAGTTGACGACCCTCTGGAGAGCTTTCCTCTCTGCTGCTGTGCAGCTGCAGAACCATACGCAGATGCAGTATGTGAGGATGCTCTCCACAGAACAGCGGTAGAAGGACACCAGTAGATCCTGTCTCAGGTGGAGATTCCTGAGTACTCTCAAGAAGTAGAGCCTCTGCTGTGCCCTCTTGACGATGGCCGTGGTGTTGGTCCTCCAGGACAGGTCCTCCTCCAGGTGAACTCCCAGGAAGCGTAGGGATGAGACTCTTTCCACACAGCCCCCATCGATGTACAGAGGCTGTATGGTAGTTTTTCTCCTCCTGCTGTCCAAGATCACTTCCTGGGTCTTGAGCTGGTTCAGCTTCAGGTTGTTCACCCTGCTCAACACTGCCAGCTGCaaaaaacatacagtacataatttTAAAAATGGCCTCTTAGACACAGTAATCTTATATAACAACAAAAACTAAAACCTTCAAAGTGATGTTAATGTCCTATTTAAACCAGTAATTGTGATTTCCAGATTTTAGGTCTAACTTGTTTGAACCATGATGCGAAAGGGGAGATGTATTGATCATTTGAAATGTCAAAATCAAGTTTATTGCAACAATAACTCCAATAACAGATTGGTCTCTGTCAGTGATGCTCCTGTACCTTGAATAGGCCTGCCTGTTTTTCCCAGGTATGTCTGAGGAGGCCATCATGGAGCTGAACCTGCCTACTGGTATCCCCATTGTGTACGAGTTGGACAAAAACCTGAAACCCATAGGAAGCATGCAGTTTCTGGGAGACGAGGAGACAGTTCAGAAGGCCATGGCGGCTGTGGCTGCTCAGGGCAAAGTCAAGAAATAAAGTAGAGCAGGTTTGTGTGTTGTTTCCATCAACCCCGTGCTGTGCAGTTCCAAAAAGAAAACTAGTCTACTGGCCAGTTTAGCGTTGTCATCCTAACAGACCTaactcatgcacacacacactgcacttttttaaatcaTCTATATTTTTGGACGTAGCAAGATTTTAAAGCATGAATATTCATTATGTA
Protein-coding sequences here:
- the LOC133624533 gene encoding phosphoglycerate mutase 1, yielding MAAYKLVLIRHGESCWNQENRFCGWFDADLSETGEHEAKRGGQALKDAGYEFDICYTSVLKRAVRTLWFVLDGIDQMWLPVHRTWRLNERHYGGLTGLNKAETAAKHGEAQVKIWRRSFDIPPPPMDEKHAFYQAISKDRRYADLTEEQLPACESLKDTIARALPFWNDEIVPQIKEGKRVLIAAHGNSLRGIVKHLEGMSEEAIMELNLPTGIPIVYELDKNLKPIGSMQFLGDEETVQKAMAAVAAQGKVKK
- the LOC133624534 gene encoding uncharacterized protein; protein product: MRGLIILHNGRTWNLEIFMSTSQAHQLAVLSRVNNLKLNQLKTQEVILDSRRRKTTIQPLYIDGGCVERVSSLRFLGVHLEEDLSWRTNTTAIVKRAQQRLYFLRVLRNLHLRQDLLVSFYRCSVESILTYCICVWFCSCTAAERKALQRVVNSPQKIIGCPLPSLEELYNSRCLKKAANILKDPSHPGNSHFDRLPSGRRFRTMRTRTNKLKNSFYIRAITALNTAGM